A single window of Maylandia zebra isolate NMK-2024a linkage group LG2, Mzebra_GT3a, whole genome shotgun sequence DNA harbors:
- the nipsnap3a gene encoding protein NipSnap homolog 3A: MLKLSCSLRSAALLLRPAAAAQPRAHFGTGPQQKHRTFYEFRTYCILPDQNAAFLKLTNEKIHLRTAHSELVGYWSVEYGGLNKAFHIWKYDSYAQRAEVRATLAQDPAWVSEYLSKALPMLTSQDNEVTYMVPWSRLQSPLQEGGVYELVSFQMRPGGPAVWGKAFQAAINAHDAPGYGKLIGAFHCEFGLQNRVHALWWFESPDHRAEIRHTAHHDARVVAAVRNNIVNLDSQRNQLMLPCPFSPLK, translated from the exons ATGTTGAAGCTGAGCTGCTCTCTGAGGTCCGCCGCGCTACTCCTCAGacccgctgctgctgctcag CCACGTGCGCACTTCGGCACCGGTCCCCAGCAGAAACACAGAACCTTCTATGAGTTCCGCACCTACTGCATCCTCCCGGATCAGAATGCCGCCTTCCTCAAGCTGACCAATGAGAAGATCCACCTGCGCACTGCCCACTCCGAGCTGGTCGGCTACTGGAGCGTTGAGTACGGTGGCCTGAACAAGGCCTTCCACATATGGAAGTATG ACAGTTACGCCCAGCGGGCAGAGGTCCGGGCGACGCTCGCTCAGGATCCCGCCTGGGTGTCAGAGTACCTCTCCAAGGCCTTACCAATGCTGACGTCACAGGACAACGAAGTCACCTATATGGTTCCTTGGAGCCGCCTGCAAAGTCCGCTGCAAGAGGGTG gtgTGTACGAGCTGGTTTCTTTCCAGATGCGTCCTGGTGGACCAGCAGTTTGGGGAAAGGCCTTCCAGGCCGCTATCAATGCCCATGATGCACCTGGGTACGGCAAGCTGATAGGAGCTTTCCACTGCGAGTTTGGACTGCAAAATAGAG TTCACGCCCTCTGGTGGTTCGAGAGCCCCGACCATAGAGCTGAAATCCGACACACAGCTCACCATGATGCCAGAGTGGTGGCTGCAG TGAGAAACAACATCGTCAATCTGGACTCTCAGAGGAACCAGCTCATGTTGCCGTGTCCTTTCTCGCCTCTGAAGTAA